A single Ziziphus jujuba cultivar Dongzao chromosome 11, ASM3175591v1 DNA region contains:
- the LOC107414316 gene encoding glucan endo-1,3-beta-D-glucosidase: MAAKEALFLFLLLLSFTPETILLVHGNQKTWCVAKPSSDQATLLANINYACSQVDCRVMQKGCPCSSPETLINRASIAMNLYYQSRGKNHWNCDFRNSGLIVVTDPSYGDCIYA; this comes from the exons ATGGCGGCTAAAGAAGCTCTGTTTCTTTTCCTACTGCTCTTGTCCTTCACTCCAG AAACTATCCTTTTGGTACATGGAAACCAG AAAACTTGGTGTGTGGCCAAACCTTCATCAGATCAAGCAACACTTTTAGCAAACATCAATTATGCATGCTCTCAGGTGGATTGCCGGGTTATGCAAAAAGGGTGTCCATGTTCTTCACCTGAAACTCTCATAAACCGTGCTTCTATAGCCATGAATCTCTATTACCAGTCCAGAGGAAAAAACCACTGGAACTGTGATTTCAGAAACTCTGGCCTCATTGTCGTCACTGATCCAA GTTATGGAGACTGCATTTATGCTTGA